A region from the Schistocerca serialis cubense isolate TAMUIC-IGC-003099 chromosome 1, iqSchSeri2.2, whole genome shotgun sequence genome encodes:
- the LOC126418532 gene encoding uncharacterized protein LOC126418532: MQYRCCVPNCRGNYDGGPKVTVFKFPEDEATRKKWLSSSRRDNFTPSSSSRVCRVHFHKDDVIWETQIVDERTGQLLRAPLLKPRLRPDAVPSLLPNCPSYLSKEESRCEGPEEKKQRLENEQLAAALQYSLASQEDYENTFSFSSLEELMLHMKEVDLPNEWSVIEKHCDFVCFLKIIRNPAPLITHSVVIDSNLNVPLFKKDVQIKTLGKRSFPVIVTNIHEIVSVLQEFSDTDCGHSETSIDSIVEIVKDSLGVLKDSLQESEKEMVDFIYEQVSLINVKKFNHRFSSTFMILCCLLFSVSSHAYNFLRSSSLMKMQHPSTLRRICSKFNVNPSHERLGGSNFLSYARQKFQYLNSDDVNVVLSVDEIHLNSYLEYKGGTVLGMSYNSECAANSAFVFMLQSVKSLCRDVVHILPVKTISSNALYDVLLAIINGLELRGYRVFCVVTDNNKINSKTMSMFSLDKAVNIVFKHSSDPNRPLFFLIDAIHIVKCIRNVWLNQKNDGKDMFYPQFPVRKEVEENKFSVASFKTLKQIYDIDSSSLVKYCHTLSLKSLCPTSLEKQSIKLVLQILNRHVSEGLEVASDKFDLRHAPSTAEYI, from the exons ATGCAGTATCGTTGTTGTGTGCCGAATTGTAGAGGAAATTACGACGGTGGACCAAAAGTAACCGTGTTTAAATTTCCGGAGGATGAAGCAACGAGGAAGAAATGGTTGTCAAGTAGTCGCAGAGATAACTTCACTCCTTCTTCAAGTTCAAGA gtaTGTCGTGTTCACTTCCACAAGGATGATGTTATTTGGGAAACACAAATTGTGGATGAAAGGACTGGTCAGTTATTAAGAGCCCCCCTTCTCAAACCACGTTTGAGACCAGATGCAGTTCCATCACTACTCCCAAACTGTCCTTCCTACCTTTCAAAGGAAGAAAGTAGATGTGAAGGGCCAGAGGAGAAAAAGCAAAGGCTTGAAAATGAGCAGTTAGCTGCAGCGTTACAATATAGTTTAGCATCACAGGAGGACTATGAAAACactttcagcttcagttctttagAAGAGTTGATGTTGCATATGAAGGAAGTGGATTTGCCCAACGAGTGgagtgtgatcgaaaaacactgtgattttgtttgttttttaaagataataagaaatccagcaccattaatcacacattctgtcgttatagatagtaatttaaatgttccattgtttaagaaagatgtacaaattaagacattaggaaaaagatcttttcctgtaattgtaaccaatatccatgaaattgtcagtgtactgcaggagttttcagacacagattgtgggcactcagaaacttctatagatagtattgtagagatagtgaaagacagtctaggagtgctgaaagacagtttacaggagagtgaaaaggagatggtagactttatatatgaacaagttagtctcataaatgtaaagaaatttaatcaTAGGTTTAGTTCTACATTTATGATACTGTGTTGTTTGCTATTTTCAGTTTCATCTCATGCTTACAATTTTTTACGTAGCAGCTCATTAATGAAAATGCAACATCCAAGCACTCTGcgtaggatctgcagcaaatttaatGTGAATCCGTCTCACGAAAGGCTTGGGGGAAGTAATTTCCTGTcctatgcaagacagaaatttcaatacttgaacagcgatgatgtcaatgttgttttgagtgtagatgaaattcatctaaattcttATTTGGAATATAAAGGAGGTACTGTTTTGGGCATGTCATATAACTCTGAATGTGCTGCAAATTCAGCATTTGTATTTATGTTGCAGAGTGTCAAGTCTTTGTGTAGGGATGTTGTTCACATTTTACCGGTGAAAACCATTTCATCTAATGCATTATACGATGTGCTACTGGCCATAATAAATGGCCTTGAACTAAGAGGCTATAGGGTTTTTTGTGTGGtaactgacaacaacaaaataaatagcaaaaccatgtcaatgttttctctggataaagctgttaatatagtttttaaacattcatctgatcctaatcgcccacttttctttttaattgatgccatacacattgttaaatgcataagaaatgtgtggctgaaccaaaaaaatgatggtaaagatatgttttatcctcagtttccagttagaaaagaagtggaagaaaataagttttctgtagcttcttttaaaacactgaaacagatttATGACATAGATTCCAGTTCTTTAGTAAAATATTGTCACACATTGTCTCTCAAATCACTTTGCCCTACATCATTAGAAAAACAGAGCATCAAACTAGTGCTGCAGATACTCAATCGACATGTGTCAGAGGGCCTTGAGGTAGCTAGTGATAAATTTGATTTGAGACATGCACCATCAACAGCAGAATACATTTGA